From the Oscillatoria salina IIICB1 genome, the window ACTCGGTTTCACACTTAGCGATCGCTTTACTACTGGTTATACTCTCGCTTGCTGGCTGGAAGGGCTTGATGGGCGTATCGAGTTGATTCAAATTCCCGAACCGTCACCCCCTCCCGATGCTTTTCATGACGAACATTATGTCGGTTATTATCATCTTTCTTTTGACTTGACAAATAAGATAAATTGTGATATAGCAGATTGGTTAGATAATTTAAAGCAAAAGTTTCAGTTAGCCGCAGAAACAAATCCCCAGTTGTCACCGTTAAAAGTATTATTAGAACCTCACCAGCAAACGATCGGCGAAACTGTCTACGAAGTTACTTTTATCGCCGATAGTGATGGCTTACCCTTAGAATTTCTGCGGGTGATGAAGAGTGAGGAAAAAACTAAGATTGTGTTA encodes:
- a CDS encoding VOC family protein; amino-acid sequence: MHHASIRTANIHRAIAFYEQLGFTLSDRFTTGYTLACWLEGLDGRIELIQIPEPSPPPDAFHDEHYVGYYHLSFDLTNKINCDIADWLDNLKQKFQLAAETNPQLSPLKVLLEPHQQTIGETVYEVTFIADSDGLPLEFLRVMKSEEKTKIVLT